TGATGGTATACAGCTTCACTTACAGAGGACACGCGGGTGGGGGTCTCATAGACTGCTGTATGGTACACTATAGtggagggaccccccccccccccatgtattttGTACAATACACTGTACAGGGATGGAGGGAacccctcccccatatgcttTGGAAAGTCTACCTTGACATCCTGAAGTAGTCGTCACCCATGCCATCCGCTGCCATCATGAAACCAATCCCCACCCCCATATGTTGCTGGCGCAGAACTAAATTGCCCCCACCCCTGTACATTGCAAtcactgacaccccccccccccattcccttcacAGTCTTCTGTACCGAGTTGAGAGTGTGACCCCTATTATAATTGGGAGGGTGGGGATCATGGCATGGGGTGCCAATGGCCCAGAACAAAGAAAAATGAACTGAAGCTCCCCTTGGTgtcttagttttttttctttacttcctggtttggggtttcccatcatgcactttgtctcctctgatgtctaactgactctgtaaaactgttagatgacttacagcttgctcagccaatccgagctgagcaacctgagtcatctgaccagggaggctggcctaacagggcttagacccacctccctcttgatgatgtaattgtcacaaaatggctgccgcagaacagcctggggtcaccagtcattaggtaagaaggagtttacttcacttcctggtggggggaaaagataggctATATctggggtccatttacaaagatttgaagccaaagccagaaacagactataaacagagatcaggtcataaaggaaagcctgagatttctcctcatttcaaatccatttctggctttggcttcaaatctttggcagataatctttctgtgtaaatggacccttacagagttatataactttgtaatgtgtttcagtcactgggaaaaagcttttcaccggagttgtcctttaaagggtgtTTCATGGGCCTGGGACCATGTAGACAGGTGGTCGGGGTGGGTGTAGTCCTGACTGGCTTTAGGCATTCTCTGTTTCtgagttagggtacaaacccacttggcggatccgcagcgagtccccttgctgcgtatttgcagcgagactcgctgcggatccggcccctattctttcaatggaagacaaaattgcagcagggatgtaaatccctgctgcgattttgtctgcagcccgccccattaaccccccggccgccagacattTTACATTaatgggtccccgttcctgcttgcttcggggctcccggtgtcttcacggcccgcccggccaatcagtgcgctgcggcggggcagcgcactgattggcctggcggaacgtgccgggagctgccgaagcaagcaggagccgggatcaggtaatgtatatcctgcccgcccccctgcagccccgatcgcccccagcccccggccgcacgatcgccccgcagcccccggccgcacgatcgccccgcagcccccggccgcacgatcgccccgcagcccccggccgcacgatcgcctgtcCCCTCGGGATGTGTCTTCCATCCACTCCTACAGCTCCATCCTATGGGTtgaatcctgtgactgggtcctCTATTCTTGGTTCCTCGGTGGCCGTTGTAAGGTTTGGTGAGCACGGTCTGTCCAGATGGTTCCAGCTTTTCCAAAGTAAAGATTTGTAGACGTTGTTGGTGAGATGGAGGACGTGAGGTAAAGTGATGATATCGCAATCAGGTTTTTGGTTACAGTGTTCTGGTTTCTTAGACTTCTCAGATTTCCACCTCCCAGGTAACCTTACCGAACATGGTGGGCGCCAAATCACCAAAAGTGGTAGAAATTGGACCCTCTTGAGGAGCCATCTTGGCTCCATCTTACGATATCCCTCAGTAAGCTTTGCCCGACCAGTCGCCTATACTAGTTCCCTTGTCATTTGGGAGTTTACTTGGTCAGGAGGGCAGGAAGTGAGCACTGAAACCAAGATGGATATCGTGTAAATGTTTCTTAAATCTGTTTAGAAAGTTGTCAGGTGACGTCTACAGTGTTCCCAGACGATCCAGGTGCTGTGTGTTCTGCCAGAGAATGTGAGAGAATGGGGgacaccatagctgctgcaggaagttgtactgtgtaatgttgCAGGGAGTTTTACTGTGCGATGCTGTGACCTGTCAGTGACGGCCATGTTTCTATTGCAGGACCTGGATGCCAGACGTCAGTCATGGGTTGGTTCCGCTCGGCAGATGTGCGCCAGTTGCTGCACAACAAGTTTGTCGCTGTCCTTGGAGATTCCAGTAAGTGACTCCGTGCTGTATGGATTGGGTACTCCACATGTGCAGAGCCCGTGTATACCCGGGGCCCCAACCTCATGTCTCCATCTCTCAGTTCAGAGATCCGTCTACAAGGACCTGGTGAAGCTGCTGCAGGAGGACAAGTTCCTGTCTGAAGCCCAGCTGAAACGTAAGGTGAGGTCCTCCACGAAGCGGCAGAGCAGACTGGTCACTGGCCACCTCTTACAGCACATCCCAACCCGTGTCGCTGTTCTTTCTCAGGGGGAGTTGAGTTTTGCAAATGACGCACTGGTGGAGGGCGGCGTCCTGAACGAAATGCACAATGGAACCACCTATCGAGAAGTGCGGCAGTACCGGACTGGTCACTATCTTGTCCGCTTCTACTTTCTGACCCGCGCCTACTCTGACTACCTGGAGAGCGTACTGTCAGATTTCAAGAGCGGCCCCCAACCGGATGTGGTGATAGTAAACTCCTGCGTCTGGGACCTCATGAGGTGACCAATGCGTTTCTTTGTAGCAGCCCTCGCCGGCATGTTCACACCGCGGATACTCATTGTCCTCCTCTCCCGCAGGTATGGTGACGATCCTCTGGAGGCCTACAAAACCAACCTGAACATCCTGTTCCAACGCCTCAAGAAGGTGCTGAACCCCGATTGCCTCATCATATGGAGCATGACCATGCCGGTCGGATATAGGGATAATGAAATCCCAGAGGTAACCACGTCAATGTCTATGTGTCATGGAAGAAAGTCCGTGTGGATGTAGGAGAGACCATGTTTGTGCTTGACCCATTCAGTCCCTGTGTTCAGACCAAACAGTCCAATAGCACCAAAGAGGCCAATTGTAGAAGATGGATGCACACTGCAAGCCCAGGTGTAGGCACTGTACATGCACAATGAAACACTacaatgcaacgtttcgaccctcATGCAGGTCTTTATAAGTTGTGCTTGACCTTCTAGACCTGCTTAAAGGTTGAAACGTTGCATTGTTTGTACAGGATCAGATGAATAAAATTTGTTGAAGTTGAAGAAACCGTAGGGATTGGACGAATGTCCATTGGGTTGGTGACAGTTTGGTTTTATCCCCTTGTGTTTCAGTACATGGCACACAACCTGCGGTGGGACGTTGTGGAGGGGAACTTCTTCAGCACCACTTTGGCCAATGTCCACAAGCTGGACGTGCTGGACATGCACTATCACTTCCGGGGCAACCTGCGCTTCAGATGCCGCGACGCCGTCCACTGGAACCAGCTGGCACATCggaagtacacccagatcctgcTGACCCACATCGCGGAGGCCTGGGGGGTGGAGGTGCCCAAGGGTGAGATGCCGGAAGGTGTGTAACGCTGCTTATCTCCAATCCTGGTGACCTGTATAAGATCTCCAGCCTTACTGGAGGGGGCAGCACTAGGGTCTGTGGGGTTCCGGATCTCTGGAGAACGTTCTCTCCCTTGTACTGTTTATGCgtgttgttacagtgtgtcagtgaagACAATGCTCTGGGCTGTGGTACGTGCCATAGTCCTCCGCTACATCTACCAGTCTTGTATAACCTGCTCTTTCTCTGGTGTTTCAGGTCCTGCTGTGCACGCCGCTCCTTCTCACTCGGTTACATTAAGAAAAGATCCCTATCCTAAGCTACACCCCAAAATCCAAGAGCGAGAGCGCTGCCACCAGGGTAAGACTCCAGCGCTGCTTGCGCCTGGGGCGGTGGTTATGGGATCGGCGTATACGGGGCAGAGGATGATGTGTGCAGGgagcacagtatgggggcagcGGCTCATAGTCCCCTCATGTGTCTCCACAGGGGTTGTGTATATACCCGGTTACACTTCCTTTGATGGATCCAGCATTGATGCTATACACGGTGAGTATCTCTGCCTCCTACGTCTCTGTGGATGTTCTGCCCAGTTATGTGTAACCTGTGCCCTCTGCCTGCCAGGTGTCCTGTGCCGCGGAGAGAAGTTTATCCACTCAGATGGTGAGGACCAAGTCATGTGCCAGCCCTCCTTCTCTTCACACGCCATATTGTTTCCTCTTTTCCCATATTCTGATTCCCCATTCTTActtatgtttgtttcttttctttcctcctcttcttccctttCTTTACTGCCTACTTGCTGTTCTGTTTGTTTTTATCTTCCCCTTTCTCATCTTCCCTCCTCCTCTTACTTGTGTATTCCCCTTTGCTTTGTTCTTCTTCCTTCTCTTTTTCttcatttccctctctctctttaaCACATTCTTTTCTGTTTCCTCATGatcttcatcttttttttttcttgtgtcatATTTCTACTTTTTTCTTGctctttctgtctttttttttttttctattcttccccctccccttccctcctcctcttAGTACTCCTCTTCTTTCTCTGCCTCAATCTACTTCTTTtctttcctcttctcctcttaGTAGtctttctcctcttccttcttcttTCCTTATCTCCTCCCCTCTCAGTATTCTTCTTTCTCTGCTTCTGTCTCCTTCTTTTCATCCTCTTCCTTAGTCGTCGTCTTCTTTCTCtgctcccttctcctcctctccttcctctcctcctgcTCTTTGGCTAGTATAATAATGAGGCGGTTGCACTTGGGATGGGGGAAGCTCCCCTGGAACCTGTGTGGTTCTCCCAGCTGGTGGTAGGCACTGGGAGAGGGGAGTGGGTGCAGCGATTTATGTACCCCACCCCTGATGTTATAACATTTTTTCTCtcatcgccctatgacggcacccctggataggaccacctcctactcctattggacaggaaacaggaccactggaccataaaagaagcaaaacgccccaccagcaccagttactgtttcctgtcccataGGGCAGGATTACTCAGGATTCACTCCTGGACCTAAGAAGACGAGACTGGGGATCCCTGGTGTAGATTCCCACTCACCGGCTTCCCGGGCTGCGTAAGGCATCTTGAGCTGCAGTCCAGTCTGGTGGTCGCCCCGACACCTCCTGAAGAGGATCCCCGCTGCTCCCTTGGCCCCTCTGGACGCCGGCTGCTGCTATGTCTGCTTGCTCCTCCCGGCCGTAGCGTGCGCGCTGGCGGGGGAGGGGCGCGGACTGATGCCGCGGCCGGGGGAAGTCCGGAGGCGGGACTATCTGCAGGCCGTGTTCGGCAGCGTCCGGGCTGCGGCCTGTCAAGGGGGGATTACGTCCAGCAGTgggagggtgtgccgcatcagcgccgCGGCGGGGGGGCGGAGCCAGCCAGTCTCCGGCGTTTTTGGGCGCCAAATTTAAAAGAGCTGCAGAGCACCAGGAAGTGTGCTCTGCACTAAGCAGCTGATATCCCTTCTGCTTCGGTTGCTGCCGCTACTGGCTGCTACACTTCTGAACTTCCAATTGTGGAAAGATGGAAGCTCAGGGCGCTGATCCTAAGGGAACCACTCAGACAGAATCCACTTCGGTATGTGGGGTAAGAGGGGTTTCCCCTGGAGATGTTTTTTGTGTATATCTCTTTGCTAAAGTGTGTTATATATTCCTTAAATGTCAGCAGGAAGAAAGTGCTAGAAAGGAAAAGGAGAAACAGAGGAGTAGAGATTGCCCTATCTGTAAAAAACACCTAAGCTCATCATATAATAAAGCGTTATGTGGTGGATGTATGAACCGTGTTCTTGAAGATCAGGGTCCTTCTTTCATGAGAAACATAAGGGACATGATCAGACATGAGATTAGGGTATGTGCTTTGGATGTTGTTCTCGTTCCTACCAAGAATTATTTTCCTTTGtttcataaaatatttttttatatataccttGTTTTCAGGCCTCATTACCCTCTAACCCTACAACCTCTGAGACTGTGGCTCCTCCAGCTCCGATAGCTATACCTTCAACAGCTCCTACTGAGTCCTCGCTGGTTGAATTACCTGGTCCTGGTAGAccagctcccctccctccatctatTGAGGAGGATCAGGAGCAGAGTTCGGTGCTTGATGAGCCTGGAGAGATAGCCTCTGAGGGtgagaaggaaggagaggagTCATCATCCCCTCTTCTGACTGTCGAATACATAGACTCCTTGGTTAAAGCTGTACGCTGCACAATGGAGATAGAAGAGACCCCTCAACTCAAATCGGTGCAGGACCGGATGTTTGAAGGCCTAGCTCCTAAGAAACGACCCGTGTTTCCAGTGCACCAGAGCATTAAACATCTCATATCAAATGAGTGGTCCAAACCAGATCGAAAATTTTTCATACCTCAAGCCGTAAGTGGGGGTTGTTTTCTTCactcctggtgtttttttcttacTTAGAAATTGATTgactatacacatatatgttCATATTCTTTTCACTACAGTATAAAAGAAAGTACCCTTTCAGTCATGAAGACGCAGAATACTGGGAGAATGCCCCTATGATCGATCCTCCAGTGGCTAAGATCTCTAAGAAAAATGCCCTTCCATTCGAGGACTCGGCTACTATGAAGG
Above is a window of Dendropsophus ebraccatus isolate aDenEbr1 chromosome 7, aDenEbr1.pat, whole genome shotgun sequence DNA encoding:
- the LOC138797243 gene encoding PC-esterase domain-containing protein 1A-like isoform X3, which gives rise to MGWFRSADVRQLLHNKFVAVLGDSIQRSVYKDLVKLLQEDKFLSEAQLKRKGELSFANDALVEGGVLNEMHNGTTYREVRQYRTGHYLVRFYFLTRAYSDYLESVLSDFKSGPQPDVVIVNSCVWDLMRYGDDPLEAYKTNLNILFQRLKKVLNPDCLIIWSMTMPVGYRDNEIPEYMAHNLRWDVVEGNFFSTTLANVHKLDVLDMHYHFRGNLRFRCRDAVHWNQLAHRKYTQILLTHIAEAWGVEVPKGEMPEGPAVHAAPSHSVTLRKDPYPKLHPKIQERERCHQGVVYIPGYTSFDGSSIDAIHGVLCRGEKFIHSDGPALSSHAFTGRSVVFPSLPQALNFTSFSNHVPYQQDAWNTKITSRRALPQRGGRIHPYNRPMYVPGIY
- the LOC138797243 gene encoding PC-esterase domain-containing protein 1A-like isoform X2 → MGWFRSADVRQLLHNKFVAVLGDSIQRSVYKDLVKLLQEDKFLSEAQLKRKGELSFANDALVEGGVLNEMHNGTTYREVRQYRTGHYLVRFYFLTRAYSDYLESVLSDFKSGPQPDVVIVNSCVWDLMRYGDDPLEAYKTNLNILFQRLKKVLNPDCLIIWSMTMPVGYRDNEIPEYMAHNLRWDVVEGNFFSTTLANVHKLDVLDMHYHFRGNLRFRCRDAVHWNQLAHRKYTQILLTHIAEAWGVEVPKGEMPEGPAVHAAPSHSVTLRKDPYPKLHPKIQERERCHQGVVYIPGYTSFDGSSIDAIHAASPFVNDSPLLTATIPPGYFPPPPGPALSSHAFTGRSVVFPSLPQALNFTSFSNHVPYQQDAWNTKITSRRALPQRGGRIHPYNRPMYVPGIY
- the LOC138797243 gene encoding PC-esterase domain-containing protein 1A-like isoform X5, producing MGWFRSADVRQLLHNKFVAVLGDSIQRSVYKDLVKLLQEDKFLSEAQLKRKGELSFANDALVEGGVLNEMHNGTTYREVRQYRTGHYLVRFYFLTRAYSDYLESVLSDFKSGPQPDVVIVNSCVWDLMRYGDDPLEAYKTNLNILFQRLKKVLNPDCLIIWSMTMPVGYRDNEIPEYMAHNLRWDVVEGNFFSTTLANVHKLDVLDMHYHFRGNLRFRCRDAVHWNQLAHRKYTQILLTHIAEAWGVEVPKGEMPEGPAVHAAPSHSVTLRKDPYPKLHPKIQERERCHQGPALSSHAFTGRSVVFPSLPQALNFTSFSNHVPYQQDAWNTKITSRRALPQRGGRIHPYNRPMYVPGIY
- the LOC138797243 gene encoding PC-esterase domain-containing protein 1A-like isoform X1, whose translation is MGWFRSADVRQLLHNKFVAVLGDSIQRSVYKDLVKLLQEDKFLSEAQLKRKGELSFANDALVEGGVLNEMHNGTTYREVRQYRTGHYLVRFYFLTRAYSDYLESVLSDFKSGPQPDVVIVNSCVWDLMRYGDDPLEAYKTNLNILFQRLKKVLNPDCLIIWSMTMPVGYRDNEIPEYMAHNLRWDVVEGNFFSTTLANVHKLDVLDMHYHFRGNLRFRCRDAVHWNQLAHRKYTQILLTHIAEAWGVEVPKGEMPEGPAVHAAPSHSVTLRKDPYPKLHPKIQERERCHQGVVYIPGYTSFDGSSIDAIHGVLCRGEKFIHSDAASPFVNDSPLLTATIPPGYFPPPPGPALSSHAFTGRSVVFPSLPQALNFTSFSNHVPYQQDAWNTKITSRRALPQRGGRIHPYNRPMYVPGIY
- the LOC138797243 gene encoding PC-esterase domain-containing protein 1A-like isoform X4; the protein is MGWFRSADVRQLLHNKFVAVLGDSIQRSVYKDLVKLLQEDKFLSEAQLKRKGELSFANDALVEGGVLNEMHNGTTYREVRQYRTGHYLVRFYFLTRAYSDYLESVLSDFKSGPQPDVVIVNSCVWDLMRYGDDPLEAYKTNLNILFQRLKKVLNPDCLIIWSMTMPVGYRDNEIPEYMAHNLRWDVVEGNFFSTTLANVHKLDVLDMHYHFRGNLRFRCRDAVHWNQLAHRKYTQILLTHIAEAWGVEVPKGEMPEGPAVHAAPSHSVTLRKDPYPKLHPKIQERERCHQGVVYIPGYTSFDGSSIDAIHGPALSSHAFTGRSVVFPSLPQALNFTSFSNHVPYQQDAWNTKITSRRALPQRGGRIHPYNRPMYVPGIY